The DNA region CAATAAGGTTTCTTGTTAAGCCTAAATTTGATTACTTAACCATTGATGTAGAGGATGCAATAAACCTATTTAAAGATTTAACCACCAACTGACTTTATGCATGTGCTCTTCAAATGGAATATAAAAAGAGTCTTTATTTTTGTTCTATAATTTAATGTTCACGTTTTGTTTAAAACAACGAGTAATTGACACTTATGACTCGATATAATtgtaaattaatttgattttgaatggaGATCATTGCCAAGTCAAGAAATATTTCAACTGAAATGATCATTTTCTATTATACTAAATATtgaagatttattattattattattattagcaaAGCAACCGACCAGACATTTAGTTCAAATCCCTATTCAAATTCAACAACTACCTCACTTTCTACAGTAGGTTCACCAGCCAAAACATTAAACTCGATAATTGAATCTTGTGTGGCCCTCACAAGAAGTATTGACGTAATTGAGCCCGCGACCGTTTGGGAAGAACGATATCATATAATTGAACTTAGTTTGAATAATCAATTACCCTGGTTAGGTGGTCAAGAGGTTTATGCTCTGTTTATCTCGAAGGATGGATGGAAAAGCGAAAGAACCTTGCCGTCACAGCCAGCCTAGTGAAACTTTGCGGCCATGGGGCCGTGAACGAGGCAGCGCAGCCTCTGCGAGGTCATTCTCGGCCATGAGCGATCTTGAGACCACGAGCAAACGAATTTTTAAATCCGTCCGTCCATTATTTTACAACAATCAAACAGAGGGAGGAAAGAAGTTAACATAAATCCTAGAGTGATGCAGAAACCACAAAAATTCAAACCGGGTCGGTGTCGAACATTTCAAGCTCAAACGTGACATTGCATCCGATCCAAATTGGCATTTTTCACCAACCGATGTGTTTTTTCGATATATTCGCAAACTATACATAACCAATTGTTGGAAAATTGAGTCCGTCTTATCGACATCCATATTATTTGGACATGACCTTCCATCTGACCCCGATCCCAGTCCCAGTATTGATCATAATTATCATTAATTATGAGCCAATTAGGAATAAATGTTGAGCTCGAATTTGACCCTCCACCCGTTTCCAATTTGGTTTTCTGTCCACCGATATGGTAAAAGATTGTGAAATGACAGTTATTAACCGCCAAACTCAGCCATGTTTTCTTGTCTGTTCAGCTATTTTAGAGCTCAACAATGGCATCACTCCAACTCCTGAAAATTCCATTGCCACAAAGCTCCTGAACAGATGCCACCCCCATCGAGGAGCCCCCGCACCGCTGAGCTTCGCAAGATGAACTCCCACAGAAGCAGCCGTAGCTCGGAGAGCAGACTGATGCTCGAGTCGGAAAACAATGAGGATGTTGACGATCTCTTTCTGTTCACCGAGATGAAGAAACATGAATCAGGCAAAAATTCTTAGATCTCATTCCGTCCTTCTGTCTCATTTTATTCCATGCTTAAAGAAGATCAGAATTGTTCGCTGTTTCTGACTTTAGAATCATCAGCAGAAATCACATACTTTTCGGCTCGTCAAAGCGAGAGAAGAGATTCACCAAAAGCTTCAGTTGGTGGCAAGAATGAGTACAATTGGTGAGTTCTCTGTGTCTCAACAGCGAAATGAAACTGAGGACAAGGCTTAACCAATTGGTGTGATGGGAGCAGGCTTTTAACTCCTCCAGGATCTCCCCTGAATGATATCGATCGAGAGCTTAAACCGGTGGATAATCCTCGAAACAAAGCAAGAACTCAAACAACTACAACTCCGCGACCATCTACGGTATCATTCTGACTTTGGTAATCTGCTTTCAGTATTGCATACTTTTTAAGTGCTATTGTTGCAGAATGGAAAGACCCAAACTAGAGACACCGTGGCTACATCTCCTAGAGATGCAAAAAGAGAACCATCTCGGCGGTTAAGCAGTGGTAACACTAAGGCGAAAGAGAAGAGGAATGATATTGTGTGTGTCGGGTGCACGAATTCACATCTATGCAGCTTCGACTTGATTAGTGTGATAGAGGAGGAGCCGTTTCCAGCAAAAGGTGCATCAGAACAAAATTTCGGTGGCCTTGTCAACTCTGGACAGGAGGAAGGTGCGCAAGAAACATTAGTAGACACCTCAAAGCATGAGAAAGCTTGTGGAGATGCCAATCTGATGAGTGCTACTCAGAAATCGCGCTTTGCAAAAGATGTGTTAGATCAAAATGCCCATGTCTGCCCTACTAAGTCAGAAACAGCAGCAGGTAATTTATCAAAATGAATCAGCATAATCCTTAAGTAGGGCAACTAATCAAAGAGAATTCTTGTCTCCTTTCTCCTGGCAGAACTAAGCAAGACAGCTGAAGCTCCAAGAAACTTTACTTCAGAAGAAGCCACCGACGCTATACTTCTGTGCAATTCTATTGTTCATGACCTTGTCTACGAAAGTGCAGCCATTGAGTCTGAGAATCAGATGGCGCTCACAGAGATTTCTCGTCCATCGCTTGAACAGTTGGTGAAATCTGCTTCGGATCTGAAGTATTTTCGATATGTATACTATAAACGTAATAAGAATTTGCAAAGATTCAATAGGAAAAAGCAAGAATTTGATACCAAAAAAGCACTAAGTGATTTAAGAACTGATGCAAAAAGTAAAGAGCATGTAAAACCCCCCAAGATAGAATCAAAGTGCAACTGCAGTATCATGTAGAGAGATATCTTGTGGCCATAATTATAAACAATAAGTATTATACTTAATGCCTTCTTGTTAAAGTTCTCTTATAGTCTTCCAAGTGTTCATGTTTCAAAAAGGAATAGACATAATAAAGTTTGTTCTTTGTTTTTGATTCTCAAATTGCATTGTATTCGTTTAGGTTTTCTACTTCATGCTTTGAGAAAATGGTGTCTACCCATACTAGTCTACATCAGCTTGGTAAAGGTAATCGATGACCATGTAATGATTTACACCTATAGACACTACAATCTACACATGTGAAACATGATCATAGAGGACAGAATCGGTTTGATAGATGTGTTGCTTAGCTCTGATTCAGATTGATCAACCCAGAACATCTTAGGAGGTCACAATGCCATTGTTGTCGATGCAAACATCCAATTTGTGATACTGTCTTTTCATCAATTGAGTTTGTATGGCAAAAATATTGTGATGGTTTTGTTGGAAGTCCTACTAACAATGCAGGAATAGGTTTCTTCAAATAAAGAAACAACAAAGTTGCAGGATGTGAAGTTCTTCAGATCTCTAAGATTTTGACGACTGAAGCCTATGCAATTCTCGGAGgttctttgaaaaattatacaGCGTTCGTTAAACATAGTAAGCACTTGAGTATACATGTCGACAAAGGCTGCTTTGTCAAAATGACAACTCTGTTAAGAGCCCCAGCTGATAAAAAGTTAGATGTGTCAATGGATCAAGTTCTGAGTCATTCGAAATCGTGCTTATGCCAGTCCAAAATGACTTAGGATCAAACCCAGCCAGAGCCCTCTCCCTTGGGACCAACTTAAAGGAAATACAACTTGTGAAATTTTATATTAACGGATGCAGAATGAAAACTCTTTTGTTTCAGACAAATTTTGGCCTTCATTCTTCAATCTCGCGGAGCTCCTCTGTTCATTCATGAGTTTGATTAGCTGTAGGCTACCCCATTAGCACGTTCCAACGTCCGACTACAAAACTTTCAACCACAAGCCACCTCATTGTGCGCTTGTGTTCAAACAGTTGCAGTTGGAGGTTCTGCTTGACAATGTCTCCAGTTGACCTATAAAAAGCTCAGGAGAGAGATGGTCAAGCTTGGCTACAACCCTAATGGCAAATGTCTTATGAACTCTAAAGAAATGATCCTGAGAGTAACAAGTTATGACCTCTTTATAGACAGTCTGAGAACCTATAAACATTCTTTGAGACTTGAGTAGATTCTTGTCACTACTTAAAAACTGGTGGGATGAATCTAAAATGCATGTTTGAAACTAAGCAAAGCTCCTAAACAATTACCATGCTGTCTATAGCCTTCAGTTCGAAGCATTACAATCTTTAACTTAAGATGCACAAAGAGCATTTTATCTAATATACAGAATAATACAAACTAAGAGGAACTGCATTAGCTAAGAAGAGCAATGGAAGAATAAAAGGCTGAATCAGCAAATCTATAAATAAGCAGCATACACAATGATTTATTGGAgagctaaatttaaattttccagTAAAAGACAGTGGATAATAATACAATGAGTGAACAAGAAATATTACAGATTGGTCAAACTGAGAAAGACCAAAATCTTAGCAAGAATGGAGCTAAAGTTCAGCACAAGACATACCATTTTTACAGATGAAGCTTCCCATAGCATGCCAATTACAGCAAGTCCGATTCATCCTTTCCATACACAAGAGGGAATTCATCAAACTGCTCCGAGCAATCATAGGACTCTCCCAACGACTTCAAATTTTCGGAAACCTTGTACATAGAAGGTCTCTCCTTAGGTTGAGCAACCACACAAGCAGAGGCAATCTTCAAGACTTGCATCATCTCATCATCCTTGCCCTTACCGAGAAGGGATCGATCAATTGCCTCAATGTCCTTGCCATTTGCTGAAAGCATGTTCACCCAATCCACTAAAGTCCCCTTGAACTCTTCCCGGTCTAAGTCAAGCTCAGTGGCTGCCTTACCGGAGACAAGCTCCAACAGAACAACTCCAAATGCATACACATCGCACTTAGGAGTGGGATTCGGATTGGTGGAGCACTCCGGCGCAGTGTACCCAAACTCCCCAAATTCCCCGTTCAAGAACTGGCTCGTGTCTGTGCTGTCGGAGGTCGACGCCCTTACCAACCTAGCAATGCCGAAGTCCGTGATTCTTGCCTCGTAGTCGTCGTCGAGGAGGATGCTCTTTGAGCTCAAATTTTGGAGTAGGAAAGGGATTTGGAATCCATGGTGGAGCCAGGCTAGGCCACGAGCAGCGCCAACCGCTATCCTGACCCGTGCCGGCCAGTCAAGCGCGACGTCCGGCGACTGGAGGGCCGAAGCGAGAGAACCGTTCGGCATGTACTTGTAAATGAGAAGCCTTTCGTCCTCGACGAGGCAGAAGCCGAGGAGGGGCACCAGGTTAGGGTGGCGGAGCTGCCCGAGGGGCTCCATCTCCGCGTGGAACTGCTTCTCCGGCACAGTGCAGGAATGGAGCCGCTTCACGGTGAGCGCGGAGCCGTCCCGGAGAAGGGCCTTGTAAGCGGTCCCAGCCCGCGAGCTCCCGGCGACGATGATGTTGCTGCGGTGGAAATCGGCCGTGGCCGCCATCAGGTCGGCTAGCCTGACCTTCTTGATGGGCTTCTGGAACAGGGATACGGGCGTGAGCCGGTGCTGCGCCCGAAGTCGCTCTGCCCACCACCTACTGCCCTCCTCCCCATCCCTAGGAGCCGCTTGTTTTCGAGTCGGCGTCCAGCACCGCCAGATCAGATAAGCTAGGACAAGCGAGGCGGCGGCGCCAAACACACCGGCGGCTACGATTATAATGATTCTGGTCGTCGAGAGCGATCGGCCGCATCTGGAGGAAACCGGGCGGCCACAGAGGCCGTCGTTGTCCTCGAAAGAGGAGGAATCAAACTTCTGGCCAAGTGAAGGAAGGATCGGACCGGAGAGGCGGTTCCTGGAGAGGTCGAGCTGGTTGAGTCGGGAAAGCTCGGCGAGGGCCGGAGGGATCCCGCCCTGGAGCTGGTTGCCAGCAAGGCTGAGTATGTTGAGGAACCGGCAATCGGAGAGCTCCGGCGGGATGGTGCCGTTGAACTGGTTGTCGGAGAGGTCGAGGGAGACGAGGTAGGGAAGCCAGGAGCAGATCTGGGAGGGGATGGGGCCGGATAGGGCGTTGGATGAGAGATCGAGAGTGTTGGCCGAGGCGCAGAATCGGATGTCGGAGGGGATGGAGCCGGCGAGGGACACACCCCTTAGATTGAACCCTAGGACGCGATTCTCTTGCGGGTTCCAGCAGGAGACGCCGACGAAGCTGCAGACGAAGCCCACGGTGGTGTTGGAGAAATTCCACTGTAGGGAGGAGTTGCCGGCGTCCAGGGCGGCTTTGACGCCGCGCAGGCATCGGACGTCGTCCTCCTGCGCGATCGTCGTCTGCAGCAGGAGCAGGAGGTGGAGGAGGCAGAGCAAGAAGGCGGTCATGGTGATCGGAATTTGGAAGAGTAAAGGCATAGACAGACAAATTGCATTGGATTGGGGGACTGTGATATGCCACTACATACTGCCAAGCGGACCAGGGTCGTGGAGTCGACTTTGACTTCCAACTTCAAACCTGGAAGTTGAGAGTGCGCTTACTTTACTCCCCATTGTGAAGTCCCTAAAATTCGAgcacaaatttttttaaaaaaatctaaaaattattttaacgtaATATTGTTTTACTTGCTGCTGATGGAATGACAGAGTCTCAGTTTCGATAatagataaattttttataatagtaagagtattttttttttatttataccagtgttttttcatttatctttaaaatttaatattaaatttagacTTCCATTTTTTGAATTTATGTATAAACttatcttaaattttttattatctttattctttcttattttcttctgtCCCCCCTTTTTAATTATTCTCTCTCTCCAGTATAATATCTACTTATCATTATTAttcctttatttttttctccctaattaaataatattttaatatttatgtaATGAATTTTATTCCCTTAATTCAAAAAAATACTATTTATGAAATATAAATATAGAAAATAGATAGAATAACTgatgtaaagatttttttttaggtATAATTTTATTTGATATGCTAGGCAGAACTAGAAGAAGACTctaagatttagaaaaaataatatctGGCACTCTTTCTTGTGCACATCACAAAGAGAGTAAAGGGAAAAGTTAAAGCGGGAATAAGGAAGAGGGTCCTTGACGCagacactccgacgctcaagttagcatAATAACCGAGTGaaaagtgaagaagaagatgaacagtataaCAACAATGTAAACGCACATGTATCATATAAAAGTCTTTCCTCCTTACCAACGGAGATGATTGCCATTTTATACCATCTCTCATAATCTTCGCAATTAATGAGGCGACAAAATATGTCGGATGTCAGAATATGTTGAAATAATAGAATATTCTCTTATGAGTAGtcattattctctgacagattgTTGTGATTATTTGACGATGCTGACCGACCTTGTAGTCGATCGATTGTATGCTGGGACACTACAAAAAGAGTCGCGACTAACGACTGAATATTCCGTCGGCATTCCGTCGG from Zingiber officinale cultivar Zhangliang chromosome 4B, Zo_v1.1, whole genome shotgun sequence includes:
- the LOC121977013 gene encoding uncharacterized protein LOC121977013 isoform X2, translating into MPPPSRSPRTAELRKMNSHRSSRSSESRLMLESENNEDVDDLFLFTEMKKHESEITYFSARQSERRDSPKASVGGKNEYNWLLTPPGSPLNDIDRELKPVDNPRNKARTQTTTTPRPSTTQTRDTVATSPRDAKREPSRRLSSGNTKAKEKRNDIVCVGCTNSHLCSFDLISVIEEEPFPAKGASEQNFGGLVNSGQEEGAQETLVDTSKHEKACGDANLMSATQKSRFAKDVLDQNAHVCPTKSETAAELSKTAEAPRNFTSEEATDAILLCNSIVHDLVYESAAIESENQMALTEISRPSLEQLVKSASDLKYFRYVYYKRNKNLQRFNRKKQEFDTKKALSDLRTDAKSKEHVKPPKIESKCNCSIM
- the LOC121977013 gene encoding uncharacterized protein LOC121977013 isoform X1, with the translated sequence MPPPSRSPRTAELRKMNSHRSSRSSESRLMLESENNEDVDDLFLFTEMKKHESEITYFSARQSERRDSPKASVGGKNEYNWLLTPPGSPLNDIDRELKPVDNPRNKARTQTTTTPRPSTNGKTQTRDTVATSPRDAKREPSRRLSSGNTKAKEKRNDIVCVGCTNSHLCSFDLISVIEEEPFPAKGASEQNFGGLVNSGQEEGAQETLVDTSKHEKACGDANLMSATQKSRFAKDVLDQNAHVCPTKSETAAELSKTAEAPRNFTSEEATDAILLCNSIVHDLVYESAAIESENQMALTEISRPSLEQLVKSASDLKYFRYVYYKRNKNLQRFNRKKQEFDTKKALSDLRTDAKSKEHVKPPKIESKCNCSIM
- the LOC121977012 gene encoding inactive LRR receptor-like serine/threonine-protein kinase BIR2, whose amino-acid sequence is MPLLFQIPITMTAFLLCLLHLLLLLQTTIAQEDDVRCLRGVKAALDAGNSSLQWNFSNTTVGFVCSFVGVSCWNPQENRVLGFNLRGVSLAGSIPSDIRFCASANTLDLSSNALSGPIPSQICSWLPYLVSLDLSDNQFNGTIPPELSDCRFLNILSLAGNQLQGGIPPALAELSRLNQLDLSRNRLSGPILPSLGQKFDSSSFEDNDGLCGRPVSSRCGRSLSTTRIIIIVAAGVFGAAASLVLAYLIWRCWTPTRKQAAPRDGEEGSRWWAERLRAQHRLTPVSLFQKPIKKVRLADLMAATADFHRSNIIVAGSSRAGTAYKALLRDGSALTVKRLHSCTVPEKQFHAEMEPLGQLRHPNLVPLLGFCLVEDERLLIYKYMPNGSLASALQSPDVALDWPARVRIAVGAARGLAWLHHGFQIPFLLQNLSSKSILLDDDYEARITDFGIARLVRASTSDSTDTSQFLNGEFGEFGYTAPECSTNPNPTPKCDVYAFGVVLLELVSGKAATELDLDREEFKGTLVDWVNMLSANGKDIEAIDRSLLGKGKDDEMMQVLKIASACVVAQPKERPSMYKVSENLKSLGESYDCSEQFDEFPLVYGKDESDLL